The following are from one region of the Escherichia sp. E4742 genome:
- a CDS encoding YkgJ family cysteine cluster protein, translated as MECRPGCGACCTAPSISSPIPGMPDGKPANTPCIQLDKQQRCKIFTSPLRPKVCAGLQASAEMCGNTRQQAMTWLIDLEMLTAP; from the coding sequence ATGGAATGCCGTCCGGGTTGCGGGGCGTGTTGCACCGCCCCCTCAATCTCCAGTCCTATTCCCGGTATGCCAGATGGCAAGCCCGCCAATACGCCCTGCATTCAGCTTGATAAACAGCAGCGCTGTAAAATTTTCACATCTCCACTACGGCCGAAAGTTTGCGCAGGCTTGCAGGCCAGTGCTGAAATGTGCGGTAACACGCGTCAGCAGGCCATGACCTGGCTTATCGATCTGGAAATGTTGACCGCGCCTTAA
- the yeiP gene encoding elongation factor P-like protein YeiP gives MPRANEIKKGMVLNYNGKLLLVKDIDIQSPTARGAATLYKMRFSDVRTGLKVEERFKGDDIVDTVTLTRRYVDFSYVDGNEYVFMDKEDYTPYTFTKDQIEEELLFMPEGGMPDMQVLTWDGQLLALELPQTVDLEIVETAPGIKGASASARNKPATLSTGLVIQVPEYLSPGEKIRIHIEERRYMGRAD, from the coding sequence ATGCCAAGAGCGAACGAAATTAAAAAAGGTATGGTACTGAATTACAACGGCAAACTGCTGCTGGTTAAGGACATTGATATTCAGTCGCCTACCGCCCGCGGTGCCGCTACGCTGTACAAAATGCGTTTTTCAGACGTCCGTACCGGGCTGAAAGTGGAAGAACGCTTTAAAGGCGATGATATCGTTGATACCGTGACGCTGACCCGCCGCTACGTTGACTTCTCCTACGTCGATGGCAACGAATATGTCTTTATGGATAAAGAAGACTATACCCCGTATACCTTCACTAAAGATCAGATTGAAGAAGAACTGCTGTTTATGCCGGAAGGCGGCATGCCAGACATGCAGGTTCTGACCTGGGACGGTCAACTGCTGGCGCTTGAACTGCCGCAGACCGTTGATCTGGAAATCGTTGAAACCGCTCCTGGCATCAAAGGCGCTTCTGCCAGTGCCCGTAACAAACCGGCGACCTTGAGCACCGGTCTGGTGATTCAGGTACCAGAATACTTAAGCCCGGGCGAAAAAATTCGTATCCATATCGAAGAACGCCGTTATATGGGGCGTGCTGACTAA
- the setB gene encoding sugar efflux transporter SetB, giving the protein MHNSPAVSSAKSFDLTSAAFLIVAFLTGIAGALQTPTLSIFLTDEVHARPAMVGFFFTGSAVIGILVSQFLAGRSDKRGDRKSLIVFCCLLGMLACTLFAWNRNYFVLLFVGVFLSSFGSTANPQMFALAREHADKTGREAVMFSSFLRAQVSLAWVIGPPLAYALAMGFSFTVMYLSAAVAFIVCGVMVWLFLPSMQKELPLATGTVEAPRRNRRDTLLLFVICTLMWGSNSLYIINMPLFIINELHLPEKLAGVMMGTAAGLEIPTMLIAGYFAKRLGKRFLMRVAAVGGICFYAGMLMAHSPVILLGLQLLNAIFIGILGGIGMLYFQDLMPGQAGSATTLYTNTSRVGWIIAGSVAGIVAEIWNYHAVFWFAMVMIIATLFCLLRIKDV; this is encoded by the coding sequence ATGCATAACTCCCCCGCAGTTTCCAGCGCGAAATCGTTTGACCTGACGTCAGCGGCATTTTTAATTGTTGCCTTTCTCACCGGAATTGCAGGTGCCCTGCAAACCCCGACGCTAAGTATTTTCCTCACTGATGAAGTGCACGCGCGCCCGGCGATGGTGGGATTCTTCTTTACCGGCAGCGCCGTTATCGGAATTCTGGTCAGTCAGTTTCTCGCCGGACGCTCTGATAAACGCGGCGATCGTAAATCGCTGATTGTCTTTTGCTGCCTGTTAGGCATGCTGGCCTGTACCCTTTTTGCCTGGAATCGCAACTACTTTGTTTTGTTATTCGTCGGCGTTTTTTTAAGCAGTTTTGGCTCTACCGCCAACCCGCAAATGTTTGCTCTTGCTCGTGAACATGCCGACAAAACCGGGCGTGAAGCGGTGATGTTCAGCTCTTTTTTACGCGCCCAGGTATCGTTAGCGTGGGTCATTGGCCCGCCGCTGGCGTATGCCTTAGCGATGGGATTCAGCTTTACGGTAATGTATCTCAGCGCGGCGGTGGCGTTTATTGTCTGCGGCGTGATGGTGTGGTTGTTTTTACCGTCGATGCAAAAAGAGCTTCCGCTGGCGACCGGCACGGTTGAAGCGCCGCGCCGTAACCGTCGCGATACGCTGCTGCTGTTTGTGATTTGTACATTGATGTGGGGCTCGAACAGCCTGTACATCATCAACATGCCGCTATTTATTATCAACGAACTGCATCTTCCTGAGAAACTGGCGGGCGTGATGATGGGGACCGCAGCCGGGCTGGAAATTCCGACCATGTTGATTGCCGGATATTTTGCCAAACGTCTGGGTAAGCGCTTCTTAATGCGCGTTGCCGCCGTAGGTGGCATCTGTTTTTACGCAGGTATGCTGATGGCGCATTCACCTGTCATTCTGTTGGGCTTACAGCTGCTGAATGCTATTTTTATCGGCATTCTGGGCGGCATCGGGATGCTCTATTTTCAGGATTTGATGCCCGGTCAGGCAGGTTCAGCCACCACGCTCTATACCAATACGTCGCGCGTGGGCTGGATCATCGCAGGATCAGTGGCGGGCATCGTCGCCGAGATCTGGAATTATCACGCGGTGTTCTGGTTTGCGATGGTGATGATTATCGCCACCCTGTTTTGCTTGCTGCGGATTAAAGATGTTTAA